AACTTATAATAGTTGTTGTTGGTACCCACCCACATACTTTTCGCTAGCGTAGTAAGCTGAAGCTAGTTTCTAGATGACACCACAATCTAttcttagctttttctttttgctgttgtcCTTCCTCCTTGTGAGAGTACCCTCTCAATTAATCATTTATAAGAATTCTATTCTGGAAAGCCAGTTTTAGGCATTTTACTTCTCTTTGGGGCATAATGATGTAATTATTATGCCAATATCTCTCTTCCCAATTAACTTATCACTTTCAGATATAGATGCTAAGTTTCAGTGAAATTTATACTTCGTTGAGATAGAAtttcaactgaattttaaaaagttaagtaccCTTTCCCATCCCACTAACTGGCAGTCTGTCCTTCTCTCTAGGTTATTTTAGAGGACACGCTGAATAAAATGGTTGAAGGAAATCTGTCTGTAGTGTCAGAATTTGTGCTTCTGGGACTTTGCTGGTCATGGGATATGCAGGTCTTACTCCTATTGATATTTTTTATGCTTTACCTGCTCATTGTATCTGGAAATATTGCCATCATGGTCTTAATCATCATTGACACCCATCTGCATTCCCCCATGTACTTCTTGTTAGCCAACTTGTCCTTTGTTGATATATGGCTTTGTTCAGTCACCACCCCTAAGATGATTACAGACTTTGTCAGGGAGAATAAGACTATTTCCTTTGGAGGCTGCATGTGCCAGGTCCTCTTTGTGCATTTATTTGGAGGAGGTGAGATGGTGCTATTGGTGGtaatggcctatgaccgctacgtggccatctgcaagccactCCACTATTCAACCATCATGAATCTGCAAAAGTGCATTGGGCTCGTGGCAACTTCCTGGACCATTGGCTTTGTGCATGCCATGAGTCAAATGGTTGTGATTATGCGACTGCCCTTCTGTGGCCCCAGGGAAATTGACAGCTTCTTCTGTGATATACCACTGATAATCAAGCTTGCCTGCATAGATTCCTATAACTTGGGAGTATTGATGAATGCTGACATTGGGTTTCTGGCCATGACCTGCTTTATAGTATTGCTGATATCCTACACATATATTCTTCTCACTGTTCACTAAAGCTCTAAAACTGGTGCGTCCAGGGCCCTCTCTACCTGCACTGCCCACATCACAGTGGTGGTGCTCTTCTTTGGGCCCTGCGTCTTCATCTACGTGTGGCCACTCAGCATCACCTGGGTGGATAAATTTCTTGCTGTGTTTTACTCTGTCTTTACACCTCTTTTAAATCCAGCCATTTATACCCTGagaaataaagagattaaaaatgctATAAGGAGATTCAGAAGCTACTACGTGCATTCCAAGGGAGATATGTAATGCCCAAAAACCTCACTGTAAGCACTTCAGATTGACAATATTTTGACCTTATAAAAGAGGTTGAGAATTCTAGGCACTCAGTTTATATCTACATGTTATGCGTGTCTCCAAGTGCAGGAATAGGGTTAATAAAATTCAAGGAATTTGAACATTTAGTGCTCAACCAGTAGAGTACCATGAAATAGTTCCCTAAAATTCAAACACTAATAATCCTTCTTTGTGAGGGGATTATCTAATCAGTCTTCCTATGCTTTTAACCATGTTAAATGAGAAGCTGAAATTCATTCAACGAAGTCATACATCCATCCTGATGGGTAGCATCTTAATAAACTTCTCTTGAATTTTCTCCTAACTCCATTTGGAACGTGTTTCTGTAACACTGATGCCTTCCCTCAAACCTTTCACTTAAGGTGTATACCTAAGGGCCCTGTATAATGTGATTTCTGTCTGCTAGCCATATCTCTTACCACCCTCCTCCTCATCATTTCAGTTTCCCCAGgctatgaatgaaaaaaaaaattctgatacaTAATCCTATATAGCACATTCGcagagaatatttatttatttatttatttatttatttatttatttatttatttatttatttatttatggggggAATGGTTTCCTTAAAATGACACCAAAACActattatcaaaagaaaaaaataggtaaattgtaCTTCATCAATACTAAGATCTTATGTATGTCAAAAGATACAATTAAGAGAGTAAAGATGAAActtacagatgagagaaaatatttgtaaatcatgtatctgataagggtcttATAGTGGGTTGAATGATGGCCCTCAAAAAGATAGTTCTATATCCTAACTCCTGAAACtgttaatgaaattttatttggaaaaaagggtctttgcaaatgtaataaGAATCTTGAGATAAGATCCTCCTGGAGAACTTGGATAATAACAAGTGTCCTAAAAAGAGATGGGAGAAGATGAGAATACAGAGGAGAGGCCACGTGGAGGTGAAGGTAGAGGTTGGAGTTATGTAGACACAAACCAGGAAacacctggagccaccagaaccTGTAAGTGACAAAGAAGGATTCTCCCGTAGAACCTTAGGAGGGAGCTTAGTCCTGCCAGCAcattgatttcagatttctagcctccaaaactgcgAGAGAATaaatcaactgatgaatggatcaACAAATATGGTATTtgctacaatggaatactattccaCCATTAAAATGGATGAAATTCTGATGCAAACAACAATATGGAtgtaccttgaaaacattatgctgagtgaaagaagccatacacacaaaaggccacataatataagattccatttatatgaaatgtccaaaataatcagattcatagagatagaaaatgGATTAGTGTTTGCCCGGAGATGGAAGAAGGGATTTAAGATTGACTACTAACaggtacaaagtttcttttggaTGATGACATTTCAAAGGAGCAATAGTCGACTCTATCAGAAACCTTTGACCATGCAATatgtagatttaaaaatatacatactctAATACACAAAAAGTATATTCAGTATGTTCCCAAttgtgcaaaataaataaatatatttcaaagaccAAAAGAAATGTCAGCTTAAAACAGCActgttagatttatttttcttagtagtAGGAAaattgggtgattttttttctgtttttctcttttgtattttctaattgttaaaaattcactcatttatacCAACTCTCTTCATTTGATACAGTTTAATAGAAAGGGAAAATATAGGCATCAGTCAAAGGATTATATTTGATAGAAAGGTCAATATATTAACTTCACAAGGAGGAGGTCTCGAAAAAGTGGGGAAACATGCACAGGTAACTGGCAAGACTAACAATAGCAACAACATGTACAAGTTGATTGTACAATTAACATATTTATTGATGCAGAGCCTCATCATTAGCAGAGATTAGgagatttatagttttctgttttaCCAATTGACagggtaaaagaaagaaagagaagagacagatgagaatgaaaaagaattccCAGTATGTCAAGATTTCAGTATAAAAGCTATAGTTATACATTGTTGAAATAATTACCAATTGACAATatttattagaatttaaaatgtacagatcATATGGATGGTCAACAGGAACATGAAAggatgttcagtatcactaattatcagaaaaatgcaaatcaaaactacaatgaggtatcacttcacatcagtcagaatttCCAtccttaaaaagtccacaaacattaaatgctggagagggtgtggaggaaagggaaccctcctacactgtgatgggaatgtaatttggtgcaaccactgtggagaacagtatggagattcctttaaaaaactaaaaatagacttacaatatgatccagcaaccccactcctgggcacatatctggagaaaattctaatttgaaaagatacatgcactccattgttcatagcagtactatttacaatagccaagacatgaaaacaacctaaatgtccatcgatgggtgattgaataaagaagttgtggtgtgtgtacataatggaatactactcaaccataagaaagaatgaaataattccatttgcagcaacatggatggacctagagatcatcatactaagtgaagtaagtcggacagagaaagacaaatatcatatgacatcacttatatgtggaatctaaaaatatgatacaaataaacttatttataaaacagaaatagactcacagacatagaaaacaaacttatggttaccaaaggggaaagagggaaggaagaataaattaagagtttggaattagcagatacaaattattatatatgaaatagataaaaaaaaaaggttctactgtatagcacagggaactatatttaatatcttataataacctataatggaaaagaatatgtatgcataactgaatcattatgcttgTACACCGGAAACCAAgactacattgtaaatcaactatacatcaattaaaaaatgtacaaatctaTTTATAAATATGCTTACACAAGAGCAAATTTGAGGTATATGCACGTCTATatttatataacacatatatatttacacatacatatacacatatatgcatatagtAGAATATGATTGACAGATGTCAATCAATAGAGAAGGTATTAGTCACATTATAgtacatatatacagtggaatacagTGAAGCTGTAATTAAGTAAATAGTTTTACATATACAGATCTGGAAAGATTTTCAATTTAAGTGAAAACAAGAAAGTGCATGAAAATAATACACCTGCCATTACGGAAAAACAGTATTGAGgttcacaaaaaattaaaaatataactatattataatgtagcaatcccacttcttgttatatatacaaaggaaatgaaatcagtatcttgaaaAAATACCTGCTTTTTCATGTTCATTGGAGCATTATTCACATtaaccaaaatatggaaacaatctaaatgtctcatggatgaatagatgaagaaaatgtcacacacacacacacacactattcagcctgaaaaaaaaaaggaaagaaatccagccatttgaaaaaaaaaaaaaaaaaaaaaagccgtatctctaggaataaacctatagataagtgaaataaaccagtcatagaaagaaaaataccataaaaataccatatggtattatACATGAGAAATCTGAAACAGTCAAATTAATGGATGCAAAGAGTAGAATTACAgttcccaggggctggagggagggtgaaatggggagatattggtcaaaAGGGACAAAGTTTTACTTACCAAGGTAAATAAATTCTGGAAGTCTAATATACGAGCAAATTgacttttaagtattttatacttgaaatttgctgagagagtaaatattaactgttaaattaagccattctgatgggtgtaaggtgatatctcattgtggttttgatttgcatttctgtgatgattagggatattgagcatcttttcatgtgtctgttggccacctgtctgtcttctttggaagaagTCTTTAGATCCTCcgtccttttttaaaatttttcaagttaatttttaaagtttttttcttaaattaattgattttttgctattgaattgtatgagttttaaaaaatgtattttagatattaaccccttgtcagatataagacttggaattatttttttcccagtcagtagtttgtttttttattttgttaattgtttccttTGATTGTACAGAAGCTCTTTCatttgatgtagttccacttgtttatttttgcttttggagtcagatacaaaaaatcattgccaagaccaatgtcaaattGATTAtcagctgtgatttttttctagaagttttatggtttcatgtcttatattcaagtctttagtacattttgagttagtttttgtgtatggtgtaagaatGGTGTAGTTTAGTTTTTTCACATGGCTGTCCAGTTttaccaacaccatttattgaagaaactgtccttCCACCAGTGTATATTCTAGCCTACTTTGTCCTAAATTGGTTGGCCGtacatgcatgggtttatttctgggctccgtATCCTGTTccagtctgtttttgtgccagtatcatactcaTACAGTTTGTACAACAGTTTCCAAAACTTTTGTCACTGATATTCagtagcaaatataaacaaagtaaTTATAAAGCTAAAACTATAGCAAAGATAAATATGGTTAGAGAATACATAATTGTATGTAAGTTTCTTTACTACAAATGTTTAACAAAGATCATGCATTATATTTATCACTTTAaacaaataaagtaattttttaaaacaaagatattcACAACAAAAAGGTAAAGTCCATGTTTCCTCAAGTTTCTGCCTACTCAATTCAACAATTGTGGTCTTGAGAGAGACAGCGAGAAAGCAGCCTAGAACTTACATACCGGGTCTTCAGTTTATGCATTGCTGATTTCACCTCTTTGTTTCTCAAAGTGTAGATAATGGGGTTCAGTATGGGCGTGAAAACCGTAGAGAACACAGAAAGGACTTTATCCACTGGGAAATTGCTGAAAGGCCAGGCATAGATGAAGATACAGGGCCCAAAAAAGAGGATCACAACAATGATGTGGGCAGTCAGAGTGCTGCGGGCCTTGGCCATGCCCACAGAGGAGTGACTTCGCACAGTGACCAGGATGACTGTGTAGGAGATCAGCAAGAGCAAGAATGAAGTCACCCCCATGAGGCCACTGTCCAAAAGCATCAACACTTCAGGGGTATAAGTATCTGTACAGGCAAGTTTGATGACCAAAGTAAGGTCACAGTAATAACTGTCCACTATGTTTGGACCACAGAAGggcagatttacagtgaaagctaACTGGCTTAGCGAGTGCATGACCCCAGTCACCCAAGAGCCTACCACTAGACATGTACATTTGCACAAGTTCATGATGGTTGCATAATGGAGAGGTTTGCATATAGCTACATACCTGTCATATGCCATGGCTACAAGGAGCAACATCTCACCACCAGCAAAGACATGGAGCAAAAATATCTGTGCCATGCAGCCCGCAAAGGAGATGGTCTTGGGTTCATGAAGGAAATCATGGATCATCTTGGGGGTTGCATAAGTGGCCAGAAACACATCCAGAACAGAAAGATTACTGAGCATGATGTACATGGGTGTGTGCAGGGCAGGTTCCGAGATCACTGTGAGGACAATAAGGAGGTTGCCCAGCACAATGGTGATGTACAGGAAATTAAACAACACGAAGAAGAAATACTGGAGCTCCCAGGAACTGGAGAGTCCCAGCAGCACAAACTCAGCCACTCTAGAATTATTTCCTTGGTCCATTAAGTACCTGCAAAGAGAAACTTAAATCAATTACTATCAAGAGCAAGAAAAGTAGACCCCAATCCTGAAGGGTTCTTCTCAACATTAATTGAAAATGCTCTAGAATTACTCTTATTAGGAAATGTTTTGTCTATAATTTTGACAGATAGATTTTTCTGTCAGTCATCCTTACTAATGAAGCATAGCTATGAGACCTCCTCTGCTcagtttttcagaagaaaaacctcaaagtgaaatttaaaatcagCTCAGATATAATAGAAACTGATCCCTAAACCATTTTCTGTCAcacacaaagtaaaattttatgcATCAGACTAACATGGATGTAAATAATTTGTAGTTGAAGAAAAGGAATTTGAACAAAATTGTAAGTCCAAGTATCACAAGCCATTGCTCCAAGTTTCTTTCTCTAGTTAAAGGTCTCATTAACATTTGTCAAAGACAAAGTCCAGGGCAAGTAGATCAAGCAAGTGATTGACACAAAACGAAAAAGAAAAGTACCTGATTTAATTAAATACAGATTTCAAGAAAGTTGAAGCAAGTTTTGGCTTCTTTCAAATTAAATGCTCCTACAAAAGCGCTGCATCAGATGTGTAACTATAATAAATACTGACTTAGGCAAACCACCTCTTCTTCTCAGCACTCTGTTTCACCTTTTCCCCACTTTATTATCTCTCCATTTTGTTCAGGACTAGGGAATGAGCTGGGACTATGGGACAGATGTCCCATGGTGATTCTTTGTCATTAGAAGTTTGCTGGTTCGCTGAATAGGGAAAATGGCTTAAGTCCAGAGAGCCAAATCCCTTTCACCTTCCCCCATTCCCCTGAGCTCCTCCCTTGTGTCTTACCTGTACTGATTACAGGCACTGTGTTTCTAATAGATTTAGGGAAATTTCGACATGTGagaatttctgaaatattttaggaAGAATTGAATTGAATCTTTAATGATATTCCCACCTTAGTAGGAAAATGGAAAAACTTGGCAGAGAACATCTGATCCCACACTGTAAGAATGTATAATgaatttctcttttaatcttAACTGTTAAATATCACTAATAGAGTAgccaatgtaatatatttatatacttagtGTAAATCCTACTTAATTATGATGTGTTATTTGAGAATATCATTACCTGGGTTTGatgtactcatttttttttatgtaggATTTTTGCGCATAGATTTATAAGTGAAACTGGCCTGTAGTACTTTGAAGTTGTATTATCCACATCCAATTTTGGTATTGAGACAATAATAAACTCATAAAATGAGCTGGAGTATTCAGAAaagttcttttaatttctttattctttaaaggTTTGGATGACTTTGTGCATAAACTTGAATGTGTCCTGTGACTTTTATAGGTTAATATCTTTAACCtctttttcaatgtattttattgttattggtgacttcatttttcttcctgtactTAAGCAAACTTGGTAATTTATGCTTTCTCAGGAAATTAACAATTCATCTGGTTGAATCTGTCAAGTCTTGTGCTTTTTCATCACATTCTTTAATTGTTtaatctcttcacttgcaaatttATGTCCATTTTTCTGATCTCCAGTGATTACTTGTATAGTTCCTCTTTTATTGTGTTCAGTACTGGTTCTTTCTTTGTCTAAGTATTATATTTTGGTTTTACTGATACCTGCACtagttaatttgtttttatttcaaaaacttctgttttaaaagtagaactacaCTGAAACATCATCTCTCATATAATATAAtggtaaaaattcaaaattccaCAACACACTCTTGACAAGCTAGGAGGCACTCTCATATACTACAAATGGGAATGCAGAATGCAACCATTATTATAGAAGTGCAGTTAGCAGTATATAGAATATTAAATATACTCTTGCACTTAGCAATTTTACttgaagaataggaaaaaaaaacaacagacagATGCTGATAAGTGTTGAAGCTGGGTAATAAACGCATGGAGCGGGGCATGTGggcattttctcatcttttgaatatttcttctgcttttaacTGTATGTATACTTTCTTTATATTGTATAGCTTATTTTGTTGTCATATCACAAGTTTCTCGAGTCAAATTCCCGGTTAAGTTGAAATCATTTTATAACAATATATTACTAGAGTCCTTCATCATATGATCAGTGAATGCGAATTATTTTCCAGTTATTAAACTAGAAGTTAGTAATACAATGGATACATGATAATATAGTTCCTGACTTCACAGATTATATATTCTAAGGCAAAAAGCTGATACCTTGAGTAATTAAAGTAAAACTGTACTTGTTTTACCATAGAAGAATTGGAAGTGGTATGAGTACATTGTGGAAGGTTTTaatcttacattaaaaaattatgaagggtttcagctgatacTTAAAAGATGAATCAGAGTTAGCCAGGTTAGTGgatgtttatttatgtttctagatggagacatttttaaatcgggaggaaaaaaaaatactatatgtaaAGAGGTTAACATTTAGTGACGGTATAAAATTGAAGAACTATAAGAAATGTAATGTGGCTTAAATCTAGAGTATATGGGATTTATCTAGATAAGAAATATTATGTAATTTCTGAATTTCTCCTAAAAATGGTAAAAAGCCATTGGAGGAAAAGCATTGTGTGTATTAAAGGGAGTGACATGATAAGACCCACCCGGAACAGACAGAAATCAAATCACAAACTTATAAATGTGAATTCTACCACATAAATTGTTTACACTAAGTTCAAATTAACTGAATACTCCAAACAAAGTGATTATCAGAGTAGATGAACAGAAGACCCGCTTTTATGCTGTCAACAGGAGACAcactttagattccacattcaGCTTTTCTTCTCAGCCATCAGTCTTGCTCAGCAACCTCAGATTCACACCAGCTTGGGAAGCAACAACCTACCTTCCATGGTTCTCTCCACTAATTCTCATTATTGTGTGAAGTCTAATCTTTGCAGTTAATCCCTTAATCCGTGTCACTCTTTGTGGTTCATCTACGCTCATCATATGCTGACTGATACATGTGCTATATTCAAAAGCAAAATTGTCTGAAAACTCCCCTTCTTCTAGTATCCTCACTGGTTTTAGTATTGAGCTTAAGCTGATTCAttgagaaagtcagagaaaatttcattattttctgctcttatctttataatttttcattcttttactcttTTACTCTTCTTTAGATATTTTTCCCCCGATTTCTCATATTGGACCCCAAGCTTactaatttttctatattttaacttGGTATTTGGGACTAAAAATGTTATTCAGAAGTTTTGATATGTAGTCTATTTTAATTCTTCAGTTCTAAATGTTTTTATCCTTgccattatgattttttttaacttatgacTTACttataaagcttttatttttcttatttccaaagGTTCAGGATTCTGTTTTTGAGGGGGGAGAGGGGGTTTggtaagggaaaagaaaaaaaggcggTGGGGGGAAgcttcaaaaaatacaaaaagtagacatttttattaatgtttatgtTACCACTGTTTTGTTCTTACTGGCAGGTGATTTACAGAAAAGATGGAGGCATTGCTGTATGAATCGGAGGTGTTGACGAGTGCTCATATTCAAAGGAAGAAGGTAACGTTTTCCTATTAAAGCAGGCACTTTTTAGGACTGAGAATGCGATCGAGTTAGAGCATTAATCTGAATCAATGAAAGTTTATTTCATTGTGAAACAGTTTTATTCCAAATAAACTAGGAAATGAGCTGTCAGTTCAAGAATCAAAACTTGTAATGTGAGCAGAATGCCTTACCTCACT
This DNA window, taken from Camelus dromedarius isolate mCamDro1 chromosome 5, mCamDro1.pat, whole genome shotgun sequence, encodes the following:
- the LOC105089954 gene encoding LOW QUALITY PROTEIN: olfactory receptor 4F4-like (The sequence of the model RefSeq protein was modified relative to this genomic sequence to represent the inferred CDS: substituted 1 base at 1 genomic stop codon); amino-acid sequence: MVEGNLSVVSEFVLLGLCWSWDMQVLLLLIFFMLYLLIVSGNIAIMVLIIIDTHLHSPMYFLLANLSFVDIWLCSVTTPKMITDFVRENKTISFGGCMCQVLFVHLFGGGEMVLLVVMAYDRYVAICKPLHYSTIMNLQKCIGLVATSWTIGFVHAMSQMVVIMRLPFCGPREIDSFFCDIPLIIKLACIDSYNLGVLMNADIGFLAMTCFIVLLISYTYILLTVHXSSKTGASRALSTCTAHITVVVLFFGPCVFIYVWPLSITWVDKFLAVFYSVFTPLLNPAIYTLRNKEIKNAIRRFRSYYVHSKGDM
- the LOC105089997 gene encoding olfactory receptor 4K15; translated protein: MDQGNNSRVAEFVLLGLSSSWELQYFFFVLFNFLYITIVLGNLLIVLTVISEPALHTPMYIMLSNLSVLDVFLATYATPKMIHDFLHEPKTISFAGCMAQIFLLHVFAGGEMLLLVAMAYDRYVAICKPLHYATIMNLCKCTCLVVGSWVTGVMHSLSQLAFTVNLPFCGPNIVDSYYCDLTLVIKLACTDTYTPEVLMLLDSGLMGVTSFLLLLISYTVILVTVRSHSSVGMAKARSTLTAHIIVVILFFGPCIFIYAWPFSNFPVDKVLSVFSTVFTPILNPIIYTLRNKEVKSAMHKLKTRYLPVHVSPLFRDLLLVKLIY